A single window of Coffea eugenioides isolate CCC68of chromosome 7, Ceug_1.0, whole genome shotgun sequence DNA harbors:
- the LOC113778015 gene encoding glycine-rich protein 2 produces MAEENTRSRGVVVKFRDDKGFGFIKPDDSSEHLFVHQSEIRSDGYRTLREGQLVEFSVIVEANKTKAVNVTGPNGAPVDNSRGGRGGGGSRGGYGFPDGGYNRRNGNGYGFRGAAGGGGGGGGECYNCGRAGHLARDCDRMPSSGGGGGECYTCGRIGHLARDCDRSAGNGGSGGGGGCFKCGDYGHLARDCSRSGGGRGGVGSGGGGGGSCFRCGEQGHMARDCTSGGGGSSGGGYSRFTIGGSKCYNCGETGHFARECTNTA; encoded by the coding sequence ATGGCGGAGGAGAATACTAGGTCGAGGGGGGTGGTGGTGAAGTTTCGGGATGACAAGGGTTTCGGCTTCATCAAGCCCGACGATAGCAGCGAGCATCTCTTCGTTCATCAATCTGAGATCAGATCTGACGGCTATCGTACCCTTAGGGAGGGTCAGCTTGTCGAGTTTTCGGTCATAGTAGAGGCCAATAAGACCAAGGCCGTTAATGTCACTGGCCCTAATGGAGCCCCTGTTGATAACTCCCGTGGTGGCCGCGGCGGCGGCGGAAGCCGCGGTGGCTATGGGTTTCCCGACGGCGGGTATAACAGGAGGAATGGGAATGGTTATGGGTTTCGCGGAGCCGCCGGCggtggcggcggcggcggcggggAGTGTTATAATTGTGGAAGGGCTGGGCATTTAGCTAGGGATTGTGATAGGATGCCCTCCTCTGGTGGCGGCGGTGGAGAGTGTTATACCTGCGGCAGGATTGGGCATTTGGCTAGGGATTGTGATAGGAGTGCTGGAAATGGTGGCAGCGGCGGCGGGGGAGGCTGTTTTAAATGTGGCGATTATGGACATTTGGCTAGGGATTGTTCACGCAGTGGTGGAGGTCGTGGTGGAGTtggtagtggtggtggtggtggcggtTCGTGCTTTAGGTGTGGGGAGCAGGGGCATATGGCAAGGGACTGTACCAGTGGCGGTGGAGGTAGCAGTGGCGGCGGTTACTCGAGGTTTACTATTGGTGGAAGCAAGTGCTACAACTGCGGGGAGACGGGTCACTTTGCAAGGGAATGCACTAACACcgcatga
- the LOC113777979 gene encoding thaumatin-like protein 1: MAMARLHPSFSLLAFCFLCSVAGVFSATFTLVNQCSYTVWPGILSGAGTPQLSTTGFPLNPGQSTSVSVPAGWSGRLWGRTLCSQDPTTGKFTCITGDCGSGTVECAGGAAPPATLAEFTLNGAGGLDFYDVSLVDGYNLPMLVVPQGGSGGNCTTAGCVSDLNGGCPSELKVMSSSGSVACKSACEAFGDPQYCCSGAYGNPQTCQPTSYSEYFKSACPRAYSYAYDDGTSTFTCASADYIISFCPTPAASKKSAGSETAGAGDVSLFTSGSDSLILGRRWRLIITSFTITLLLLLLVTLRHF; encoded by the exons ATGGCTATGGCTAGACTTCATCCCTCCTTTTCACTCCTCGCATTTTGCTTCCTTTGTTCCGTTGCAG GTGTGTTTTCTGCGACGTTTACGTTAGTGAACCAGTGCAGCTACACCGTTTGGCCCGGGATATTGTCCGGCGCGGGAACTCCTCAACTCTCCACCACCGGTTTCCCGCTAAACCCGGGACAATCAACTTCCGTTTCCGTCCCCGCAGGATGGTCAGGCCGCTTATGGGGCCGGACGCTTTGCAGTCAAGACCCCACCACGGGGAAGTTTACCTGCATCACGGGGGATTGCGGGTCCGGGACTGTAGAATGCGCAGGAGGAGCAGCTCCGCCGGCTACTCTGGCCGAGTTTACTCTGAATGGGGCTGGTGGGCTCGACTTCTATGACGTCAGCCTCGTGGACGGATACAATCTGCCCATGCTGGTGGTCCCACAAGGTGGGTCCGGAGGAAACTGTACGACCGCGGGCTGCGTCAGTGATCTCAACGGCGGGTGTCCGTCGGAGCTGAAGGTGATGAGCAGCAGCGGCAGCGTGGCCTGCAAAAGCGCATGTGAGGCGTTCGGAGATCCTCAGTACTGCTGCAGCGGCGCGTACGGGAATCCTCAGACTTGCCAGCCAACTTCTTATTCAGAGTATTTCAAGAGTGCGTGTCCGCGCGCTTACAGCTACGCCTACGATGACGGGACCAGCACTTTCACTTGTGCTTCCGCCGATTACATCATCAGTTTTTGCCCAACTCCAGCTGCCAG CAAGAAGTCAGCTGGATCTGAGACTGCCGGGGCAGGCGACGTTTCATTGTTCACAAGCGGCAGTGATTCTTTAATCTTGGGTCGGCGATGGCGGCTGATCATAAccagttttactatcactctcttgctgctgctgctggttACCCTTCGGCACTTTTAA
- the LOC113778128 gene encoding SWR1 complex subunit 6, which produces MEEDGSNSIRRMSTRSRKIAPKMAAALASSDNRTQAILARLDALENDNAATEAVQQIDDDDEVSLDDDDDQVYQKKQSKSTKRKTRQAKALENAKKASRTFLELLHEANLESLPPHVPSYLRAAVGPPSSSSSRHFCTVCGFTANYTCVQCGMRFCSIRCQTIHNDTRCLKFVQ; this is translated from the exons ATGGAGGAAGATGGGTCGAATTCAATTCGAAGGATGTCTACTCGGTCCCGCAAGATTGCTCCCAAAATGGCGGCTGCACTTGCCAGCTCCGATAATCGAACTCAG GCGATACTAGCTCGGCTGGATGCTTTGGAAAATGACAATGCTGCAACGGAGGCAGTACAGCaaattgatgatgatgatgaagttTCTCTTGATGACGATGATGACCAAG TTTATCAAAAGAAACAGTCTAAGAGTACGAAACGTAAAACTCGTCAGGCTAAAGCGTTAGAGAATGCTAAAAAGGCCTCGAGAACGTTTCTTGAGCTCTTGCACGAG GCAAACCTGGAATCCTTGCCGCCTCACGTGCCCTCGTATTTGAGAGCTGCAGTTGGACCTCCAAGTTCCTCTTCAAGCCGTCATTTTTGCACTGTCTGTGGATTCACAGCGAATTATACATGTGTACAATGTGGGATGCGATTTTGTTCTATTCGATGCCAAACTATTCACAATGATACTCGTTGCTTGAAATTTGTCCAATGA
- the LOC113777929 gene encoding thaumatin-like protein 1, with the protein MGASSTVILSLFVLCVCKSKGVSGATITFVNKCEQTVWPGILGNPGLGSTGFELQKAASRSLQAPTGWSGRFWGRTGCTFDGSGQGSCATGDCGSGKIECDGAGASTPATLAEFTLGSGTQDFYDVSLVDGYNLPMLVEGSGGSGSCASTGCTEDLNSKCPNELKIEGGGACRSACDAFGTPEYCCKGQYASPSTCSPSVYSQIFKSACPKSYSYAYDDSTSTFTCTGADYTVTFCPTSPSSQKASKPEGSAADGSGSGSASGSGSGSGPVQESMLADGSWLANLATGDSIRRHHPFGAAQLWALALTVVSSIASWRQL; encoded by the exons ATGGGTGCCTCCTCCACCGTGATTCTGAGCCTTTTCGTGCTCTGCGTCTGTAAGAGCAAAG GAGTCTCAGGGGCCACAATTACTTTTGTGAACAAGTGTGAGCAAACGGTATGGCCCGGAATTTTAGGGAATCCAGGACTGGGCAGCACGGGATTCGAGCTCCAAAAGGCTGCATCACGCTCACTCCAGGCTCCAACAGGCTGGTCGGGTCGATTCTGGGGCAGGACCGGGTGCACGTTTGACGGGTCGGGTCAAGGGTCGTGCGCCACGGGAGACTGCGGGTCGGGCAAAATTGAATGCGACGGCGCCGGAGCGAGCACCCCAGCAACCCTGGCGGAGTTCACGCTTGGGTCGGGGACTCAGGACTTCTATGACGTCAGCCTAGTAGACGGGTACAATTTGCCCATGCTCGTCGAAGGGAGTGGCGGGTCGGGCTCCTGTGCCTCCACGGGTTGCACCGAAGACTTGAACTCGAAGTGCCCGAATGAGCTTAAAATTGAAGGTGGCGGCGCGTGCCGGAGCGCTTGCGACGCTTTTGGGACCCCGGAGTACTGCTGCAAGGGCCAGTACGCTTCGCCTTCCACGTGTTCCCCGTCGGTGTACTCGCAGATATTCAAGTCGGCGTGCCCGAAATCGTATAGCTACGCTTACGATGATTCCACCAGCACATTCACGTGCACCGGCGCCGATTACACCGTCACGTTTTGCCCCACTTCCCCTTCAAG CCAGAAAGCTTCGAAGCCAGAGGGGAGTGCAGCGGACGGATCTGGATCCGGGTCAGCATCAGGGTCGGGTTCGGGTTCAGGTCCAGTGCAGGAGTCCATGCTGGCAGATGGGTCATGGCTAGCAAATTTGGCCACTGGGGATTCAATCAGAAGGCACCACCCTTTCGGGGCTGCCCAGTTGTGGGCACTAGCGTTGACGGTCGTGTCATCAATAGCATCGTGGAGGCAATTATAG